AAAGATTTCTTTATATGTTGGCAACGATTGCCGTGCGCGGATCGCTCGCCTAAAAGGACGCCACGATTTTGCCATTATGTCCCGAGGGAAACCGCACATGAAAAAGCTTGTTCTTGCCGCCGCCGTCACCTTCGCGCTTGCCGCCTGCGGTTCGACCGATGATGCCGACGCCCCGGCAGAGGCCGATACGGTCGAAATGCCCGCTGACGAAGTGATGGTGCAGCCCGGCATGGACGAAGACCCGACTATCGACGAATCGCTGGCCGACGAAACCGTCACGCCCACCGATGAGGAAACCGTCGCCCCGGCCGATGCCGCCGCCGACGATGCCGCCGATGCGGCCGCCGATCTCGAAGCCGCGATGGCCGAATGATCCGCGCCGCGTTCTGCGCCGCCGTCACGCTCGCCCTGGCGGGTTGCGGCGGCGCGGAGCCGGAGGCGCCGGCAGCGCCGACTGCCGAAGAGCTGCAGGTGCTGTCCGAAGCGGCGGAGATGCTGCCGGACGAGACACCTTCAGCCGAAGTTGCGGAAACCCCGGCGGACTAGTCCCAGCTTTTGACCGCGCCGCGTTTCGACTTTACGTCGCCGCGCGCTTTCTTGGCTTTCAACCGCTGCGTCTTGCCGACGCGGTTGACCCTGCTCTTCGCCCGTTTCTTGGGCTGAACGTAGGCCTGCGCCAGCAATTCTGCCAACCGGTCGCGCGCATCGGCGCGGTTCTGTTCCTGCGTTCGGAATCGGCGCGCGTCGATGATCAGGTCGCCGCTTGCCGCGACGCGCCCGCCTGCCAGCGCCTTCAGCCGATGAAACACCTGCGGCGGCAGGCCGAGGCGATAGATATTGACCCGCAGCTGCACCGCGGTCGCCACCTTGTTGACGTTCTGCCCGCCGGGGCCGGAGGCGGCGATGAACCGCTCTTCCGCCAGCCCATGCGCGCGGGCGATCGTCTCTTCTGCGGTCTCAGCCATCGCCTTCGCGTAGCGCAAAACCCAGTCGCGCGAAATCGGCGGGCAGCGGAGCGTGGGCCTCAATGGCTGGTTTGCCCTCGCGCTCGACCTTCAGCGAAAGCGCGTGAAGCATCGTGCGCGGTGCACCCTTACCGTTGCCATAAACCGGATCGCCCAGCAACGGTGCGCCAAGACCTGCCAACGCGTGAATGCGGATCTGATGCGTCCGCCCGGTTTCGGGCCGGAACTCGATCAGCGTCTGCCCGTCCTGCTCGGCCAATTTGCGCCAGCGGGTCAGCGAAGGCTTGCCCTTGCGCGCCGCGATCATGCGCCAGCCTGCTTCCTTGGTGCTCACCTTTGACAGCGACAGCGCGATCTCGCCTTCGTCCTCGGCAACCGTGCCAGCAAGAATGCCCACATAGACTTTCTCGACCTGTCGCTCCTCGAACGCCTTGGCAAATCGCTTCAGCGCCTTCGGATTGCGGGCCATCAGCAGACAGCCAGATGTATCGGTGTCGAGCCGGTGCACGGCAGTGGGCGGGCGTTGAAACCCGAGTTTCAGGCTCTCCAGATAGTTCGCAAGGCTGGTGCCGCCGTTGCGCGGCGGGTCGATGGGCAGGCCGGCGGGCTTGTCGATGACGATCGCCTCGCCATCCTCGTAAACGATGGGCAGCAGGCTCATAATGCAGCAACTCCGGCTTCGATGCGGTTCATGGCTTCGGTCAATTGTGCCTCGCTGGCGGCGAAGCTGATGCGAAAGCCGTACAGGTCGCAGTACCTGCCGCCAAAGGCTGAGGCGGCAACGACCGCGACGCCATGTTCCAGCAGGTGCAGCGCCAGCGAGCCATCGTCGGCCAGATTACCGCCGATCAGTGGCGCGGCATCGATGAAACAATAGAACGCGCCCTGCGGCACCGGAGTCGAGAGACCGGGGATCGCGTTGACCCGCCCGACAACCAGATCGCGGCGCCTGCGGAACGTCTTGCGCCAGTCGGCCAGAAATTCCTGCGGGCCTTCAAAGGCGGCGACGGCTCCGGCCTGACTGATCGAACAGGGATTGCCGCTCGAATGCGATTGCAGCTTTTCCATCGCCCGGATCAGCCATGTCGGGCCGGTGGCGACGCCGATACGCAGGCCGGTCATCGCGTGGCTTTTCGAAACGCCCGATACGGTCAGCACGCGGTCCGCGAGGTCGGGGCGTAGTGCGGCCAGCGTGGCATGCGGCGCGCCGGTGTAAGTCAGCGGGGCGTATATGTCGTCGCTCATCACCAGAACGCGCGGGTGGCGGTCAAGCACTTCGGCCACGGCAAGCAGATCCTCTGCGGTGAACCCCGCACCGGTCGGATTGCCGGGGCTGTTGAGCAGAAGCCAGCGCGTCTGCGATGTGATCGCCGCCTCCAGCGCGTCGGCGGAAAAGCGAAAGCCGTCTTCGGGCCGCGTCGGCAGTGGCACGACCGTACCGCCAGCAAAGCGCACGATTTCGGGATAGCTTACCCACCATGGTGCGGGGATTACGACCTCATCGCCGGGATTTATCGTGGCCAGCAACGCGTGAAAGATCGCCTGCTTGCCGCCGGCGCTGATCGTGACATCGGCGGGCGATGCCGCGATGCCGAGGTCGCGCTCGAAATGCAGCGCGGCCGCCCGCTTCATCGCGCTGGTCCCGCCGACGGGGGTGTACTTGGTCTGCCCTGCGTCCAGCGCCGCCTTCATCGCCTCGACCACGTGGGGCGGGGTCGCAAAGTCCGGTTCGCCCACCGACAGCGAGATGATGTCGCGGCCTTCCTCGCGCAGCTGGGTCGCGCGGTCGGTCATCGCGGTCGTTTGCGAAGGCGCAATCCGGCCCATAGCGGCGGAAAGAGCGGGTTCGGTCATGCTGCTGCTTAATCCTGTGCGATCAACCGGGCCGGCATCAGCCCGCGCAGCGCATTGCCGATGACGAAGCCGTCCGCAAGGTCGGAAACGGTCAGGTCGGCTTCTTCCGCGCGGCCTTCATCGATCAGCCAAGCCCGCATCACGCCCGGCAAGAGCCCGCGCGACAGCGGCGGGGTCAGCAATTTGCCGCCGCGTTCGACGAACAGGTTGGTGAAGCTACCCTCGGTCAGGATGCCGTCATCGCGCACGAACACGACTTCACGCGCGCCCAGAGCTTCGGCTTCGACCCGCGCGTTGTCATAAAAATCACGGTCGGTTGTCTTGTATCGCAATCGCCAATCCTGCGGGTCGACCGGCAGGGGCAAGACCGCGACCGGCACCGGATCGGGCATCGCATCGGGCATTTTGTGCCCTTCGATCTCCCAAGTCCCATCGGTCGCGACCAGCACGCGAAGCCGCTTCGGATCGCGGTTCAGAAAGCAGAACGCCTGAATGTCGTTGCGCAGCGCATGACGATCCAGCGAATGGCCCAGCGCGATGGTGCTTTCCTTCAGGCGCGCGAGATGGAATTCGATCAACGGCACCCCGATGGCCGGATCGAACCGCATCGTTTCAATCAGCTTCGGCTGCGCTGTCGCCCCCGACACGAAGCCCCCCTTGATCAGGCATTCCGCCCATTCGTCGTCCGCATCGGAGTCTGCCACAAGGCCAGATCCGACACCCATCCGCACGCCCCCCGCGCAAGACCCTTCCAGCGTAAGTGTGCGGATTGCCACATTAAATGCGCTATCGCCATCGGGGTCAACCCGCCCGATCGCGCCGCAATAGGCACCGCGCGGGGCAGTCTCTATCGCGTCGATCAATTCCATCGCGCGAATTTTCGGCGCGCCGGTGATCGAACCGCAGGGGAAAATCGCGCGCAGCAGGTCGATCGCGCCATACCCGTCGCGCAGGCGGGCGCGGACGGAGGAAGTCATCTGGTGGACCGTAGGATAGCTCTCTACCGCGAAGGCATCGCGCACGATCACGCTGCCCGGTTCGGCAAGGCGCGATACGTCGTTGCGCATCAGGTCGGTGATCATCAGGTTCTCGGCCCGGTCCTTGGTGCTGTCGGCAAGGCCGCGGGCCAGCGCGGCATCTTTGGCCGGATCGGCCGCGCGGGGGCGGGTGCCCTTCATCGGCTTCAACGTCACGTTATCGCCGCGTAGCGCGAAGAACAGCTCGGGCGAGAGCGAGAGCAGGTGCCGTTCGCCATCGAAAACCAGAGCGCCATAGCCTGCCGCCGCCCGTTTGCGCAGCGCCGCGTGGATCGCCAGCGGATCGCCCGCCCAACGGCCTGTCAGCGGGAAGGTCAGGTTCGCCTGATAGATATCGCCCGCGAGGATTGCGTCGGCGATGGTGTCGAACGCCTGCCCATAGGCTTCGCGGTCGACCGCCGGGTGCAGCGGCGAAAGATAGGCCGGGCCGGGTGTAGCGTTGGTCTCGGCTACAAACCAATCCGCTACGGTATCCGGCAAGACGCTTTCGTATCCGTCGAACGCTGCTAGCCAGACTAGCGGGCTGTCCAGCGTCTTTGCGGCCAAGAGCGGTGCATGCCGAGGCTCCAGCGCCAACCCCGCCTCATAGGTGAGATATCCGGCAATATGCGCGCCGCCCTTGCGCGCTTCCTCGGCAGCGGCCAGCGCGCCCGCAACCGCATCGCCGCTATGCGCCGCGAATACGGCGACGGGATCGCGATAGACCCGCATCGGTGCCGCTTCGCCACCCGCGGGATCGCGCGCATCGTCCAGCAGGATAAAGGGTTTGCGCATGGTCGGCGCCTTCCATGACGAAGCGGCCCTCACGCCGCAAGGCCTGTTACGATTAGCGCGCTTGACCGTCCCCGACCGCTTGCGCCATCCCCTTGGCCGAAGCGGGGTTGCAAAAGGACGCGAGGGCGCATGACGGACACGATCTTCCTGGGGCTGGCAAACAATGGCGAGCGGCAGGGTTTGCACCTATCGCGCGCCAATCGACACGGCCTGATCGCGGGCGCGACCGGCACGGGCAAGACGGTGACACTGCAGGGCCTTGCCGAAAGCTTTTCCGCCAGCGGGGTCCCGGTATTCGTCGCTGATGTGAAGGGGGACCTTTCGGGCATCTCCATGCCCGGATCGCCCACCTTCAAGCACGCCGATAAGCTGGAGGGACGGGCCAGGGAACTTGGCATGACCGACTATGCCTATTCCGACAATCCGGCGATTTTCTGGGACCTTTACGGAGAGCAGGGACACCCGATCCGCACGACGGTTTCGGAAATGGGCCCGTTGCTGCTGTCACGCCTGATGGATTTGAACGAGACACAGGAAGGCGTGCTGAACATCGCGTTCCACTATGCAGATGAGCAGGGGCTGCTGCTGCTCGACCTCGACGATTTGCAGGCGATGCTGGCGCATACGGCGGAGAACGCCAAGGACCTGAGCGCGCGGTACGGCAATGTGACCAAGCCTAGCGTTGGCGCGATTCAACGCTCGCTGCTGTCGTTGCGGTCACAGGGTGGGGACCGGTTCTTCGGCGAACCCGCGCTGGAGATCGACGATTTTCTCGGCGTCGACGATCAGGGGCGCGGCTACATAAACGTGCTCGCCGCCGACAAGCTGATGCGAAGCCCAAAGCTTTATGCGACGTTCCTGCTCTGGCTGCTGTCCGAATTGTTCGAAAGCCTGCCAGAGGTGGGCGACCCGGACAAGCCGAAGCTGGTGTTCTTCTTTGACGAGGCGCACCTGCTGTTCGACGACGCGCCGCGCGCGCTGGAGGAAAAGATCGAGCAGGTCGTCCGCCTGATCCGGTCGAAGGGCGTGGGCGTATTCTTTGTCACGCAGAACCCGATCGACATTCCCGAGGAAGTTGCAGGCCAACTGGGCAATCGGGTGCAGCACGCACTTCGCGCCTTCACGCCGCGCGATCAGAAGGCAATCAAGGCGGCGGCGGATACGTTTCGCATCAATCCCGACCTAAACGTGGCAGAAGCGATTACGGAATTGAAGACGGGTGAGGCGCTGGTCTCGACCCTGATGGAAGACGGTGCACCATCGGTGGTACAGCGGACGCTGATCAAGCCGCCACGCAGTCGGCTGGGCCCGGTGAGTGCCAAGGAACGCGCGATCATCCGCTCGGTCAGCCCGGTTGAGGGCAAATACGACACGACCGTCGACCGCGAGAGTGCGGAGGAAGTGCTGGCGCAAAAGGCGGCGGATGCTGCGGCGACGGCGGCGGAAGTTGCTGAGAAAGGCCGCGAGGAAGTCGGCAAGCGCGAGCGGAAATCGACCAGCCTGTGGGGCATTGATGTCGGCAAGGCGGGTAAGAGCGCAATCAAGGCGGCGGCCGGCTCTGCCCTGTCGATCGGTGTGGCTGCGGCGCTGGGCAAGAAGTCGGGCGCCGATCCGTTGAGGACCGGCCTGAACGCGTTTGTTCGCAATATCCTCGGCGGGTTGATGCGGTAATTTCTTGTTTTGAGCCCCTCAAACGCCGGGCGCGGGCCATCCGGCCCGCTTGGCTTCCTCGCATAAGCTCGGGCGGCCGTTCGGCCTTGCGGGAGTCGCTGCGCGCCCCGAGCGCTGACCAGCCAATGTCAGGACAATGGCAGCCTGATCTCCGCCACCAACCCACCATCGGGCCGATTTCGCAGCGCCAGAACCCCTCCGTGCTGCTCGGCAATGGCGCGGGCCAGCGTCAGCCCGATCCCCGCGCCGCCGGTGCCGCGATTGCGGCTGGGGTCGCCGCGCTCGAACGGCTCCATCATCCGTGAGATTTCATCCTCGGGAATGCCGGGGCCCTCGTCGGCCACGCGGATCACGGCATGGCCGTTCTCCTTCGCCACCGTCACGCACGCACCGCCCGCATAGCGGATCGCGTTGGAGGCAAGGTTGCGGATCGCGCGGCGCAGCCATGTCGCGCGTACGGGTAGCACTACCCGCTGCGTATCGCCCAGTTCGATCGGCTCGCCCATGTCCTCGAACTCCTCGATGACAGAGGCGGTCAGCGCGGACAGTTCGGTCGGCTCCACCGGGTCGGACGGGCGGCCCACGCGGGCCAGCGACAGGATATCGTCCAGCGTACGAGTGAGGTCCTCGATCGTGCCCGCCATCTTCGCGCGCTCTTCCTCGTCCTCTACCGATTCGATCCGCACGCGCAGCGCGGCCAGCGGGGTTTTCAGGTCGTGCCCGATTGCGCCAAGCATCACGTTCTTCTCGTTCAGCAGCGCGCCGATCCGCGCTTCCATCGCGTTGTGCGCAGCGATCAGGCTGCGTGTATCGACCGGCCCCTGCGGCTCCACCCGGCCATCGGGTTCCAGCGTAGGGTTGGCCGAAAACGCCTCGACCCGCGCGGTAAGAGCCTTCAATGGCTTGGTGATCCGGCGCAGAATCACGGCAATCGCGCCCATCAGCACGATGTAGATCAGCACCGTCTGCATCAGCAGCGTGCGCAGGAAATGCGGATCGCGCGGCGCGCGCATGGCGCGGGCGATCTGCCAGGTATCATCGCCTTCCAGCCTGCTGGCTGCGATCACGACGCGCATTTTCCTTGCCCGGCGCACGCCGCGCACGTCTTCCATGTTCACATTCGGGGGCAGGAACCGACGCATCAGCTCTCCGTCGAGCTTGCGTTCGAAAACCTGCAACTCCGCTACGTCCCGCCCCTGGTCGCTCAGCAGGGCGCGAAGCTTTTGCTCCATCGCCTCGTTCCGGTAATCGTTCTTGCGCAGGGGGCTGTCTTCGGCACTGATCAATCGTGCGAGGCGCGGTTTGCGACCGCCGGGACGG
The sequence above is a segment of the Croceicoccus naphthovorans genome. Coding sequences within it:
- a CDS encoding RluA family pseudouridine synthase is translated as MSLLPIVYEDGEAIVIDKPAGLPIDPPRNGGTSLANYLESLKLGFQRPPTAVHRLDTDTSGCLLMARNPKALKRFAKAFEERQVEKVYVGILAGTVAEDEGEIALSLSKVSTKEAGWRMIAARKGKPSLTRWRKLAEQDGQTLIEFRPETGRTHQIRIHALAGLGAPLLGDPVYGNGKGAPRTMLHALSLKVEREGKPAIEAHAPLPADFARLGFALREGDG
- the pabB gene encoding aminodeoxychorismate synthase component I; amino-acid sequence: MRKPFILLDDARDPAGGEAAPMRVYRDPVAVFAAHSGDAVAGALAAAEEARKGGAHIAGYLTYEAGLALEPRHAPLLAAKTLDSPLVWLAAFDGYESVLPDTVADWFVAETNATPGPAYLSPLHPAVDREAYGQAFDTIADAILAGDIYQANLTFPLTGRWAGDPLAIHAALRKRAAAGYGALVFDGERHLLSLSPELFFALRGDNVTLKPMKGTRPRAADPAKDAALARGLADSTKDRAENLMITDLMRNDVSRLAEPGSVIVRDAFAVESYPTVHQMTSSVRARLRDGYGAIDLLRAIFPCGSITGAPKIRAMELIDAIETAPRGAYCGAIGRVDPDGDSAFNVAIRTLTLEGSCAGGVRMGVGSGLVADSDADDEWAECLIKGGFVSGATAQPKLIETMRFDPAIGVPLIEFHLARLKESTIALGHSLDRHALRNDIQAFCFLNRDPKRLRVLVATDGTWEIEGHKMPDAMPDPVPVAVLPLPVDPQDWRLRYKTTDRDFYDNARVEAEALGAREVVFVRDDGILTEGSFTNLFVERGGKLLTPPLSRGLLPGVMRAWLIDEGRAEEADLTVSDLADGFVIGNALRGLMPARLIAQD
- a CDS encoding sensor histidine kinase, yielding MRRFLPRSLQGQMLLAVALALLVAQGIGAGLAWRAQTERESNAIVHALAFRLIGGGILRNGNGRELRRPGGRKPRLARLISAEDSPLRKNDYRNEAMEQKLRALLSDQGRDVAELQVFERKLDGELMRRFLPPNVNMEDVRGVRRARKMRVVIAASRLEGDDTWQIARAMRAPRDPHFLRTLLMQTVLIYIVLMGAIAVILRRITKPLKALTARVEAFSANPTLEPDGRVEPQGPVDTRSLIAAHNAMEARIGALLNEKNVMLGAIGHDLKTPLAALRVRIESVEDEEERAKMAGTIEDLTRTLDDILSLARVGRPSDPVEPTELSALTASVIEEFEDMGEPIELGDTQRVVLPVRATWLRRAIRNLASNAIRYAGGACVTVAKENGHAVIRVADEGPGIPEDEISRMMEPFERGDPSRNRGTGGAGIGLTLARAIAEQHGGVLALRNRPDGGLVAEIRLPLS
- the arfB gene encoding alternative ribosome rescue aminoacyl-tRNA hydrolase ArfB, which codes for MAETAEETIARAHGLAEERFIAASGPGGQNVNKVATAVQLRVNIYRLGLPPQVFHRLKALAGGRVAASGDLIIDARRFRTQEQNRADARDRLAELLAQAYVQPKKRAKSRVNRVGKTQRLKAKKARGDVKSKRGAVKSWD
- a CDS encoding helicase HerA-like domain-containing protein, yielding MTDTIFLGLANNGERQGLHLSRANRHGLIAGATGTGKTVTLQGLAESFSASGVPVFVADVKGDLSGISMPGSPTFKHADKLEGRARELGMTDYAYSDNPAIFWDLYGEQGHPIRTTVSEMGPLLLSRLMDLNETQEGVLNIAFHYADEQGLLLLDLDDLQAMLAHTAENAKDLSARYGNVTKPSVGAIQRSLLSLRSQGGDRFFGEPALEIDDFLGVDDQGRGYINVLAADKLMRSPKLYATFLLWLLSELFESLPEVGDPDKPKLVFFFDEAHLLFDDAPRALEEKIEQVVRLIRSKGVGVFFVTQNPIDIPEEVAGQLGNRVQHALRAFTPRDQKAIKAAADTFRINPDLNVAEAITELKTGEALVSTLMEDGAPSVVQRTLIKPPRSRLGPVSAKERAIIRSVSPVEGKYDTTVDRESAEEVLAQKAADAAATAAEVAEKGREEVGKRERKSTSLWGIDVGKAGKSAIKAAAGSALSIGVAAALGKKSGADPLRTGLNAFVRNILGGLMR
- a CDS encoding pyridoxal phosphate-dependent aminotransferase, whose product is MTEPALSAAMGRIAPSQTTAMTDRATQLREEGRDIISLSVGEPDFATPPHVVEAMKAALDAGQTKYTPVGGTSAMKRAAALHFERDLGIAASPADVTISAGGKQAIFHALLATINPGDEVVIPAPWWVSYPEIVRFAGGTVVPLPTRPEDGFRFSADALEAAITSQTRWLLLNSPGNPTGAGFTAEDLLAVAEVLDRHPRVLVMSDDIYAPLTYTGAPHATLAALRPDLADRVLTVSGVSKSHAMTGLRIGVATGPTWLIRAMEKLQSHSSGNPCSISQAGAVAAFEGPQEFLADWRKTFRRRRDLVVGRVNAIPGLSTPVPQGAFYCFIDAAPLIGGNLADDGSLALHLLEHGVAVVAASAFGGRYCDLYGFRISFAASEAQLTEAMNRIEAGVAAL